In Streptomyces sclerotialus, one genomic interval encodes:
- a CDS encoding biotin carboxylase N-terminal domain-containing protein, with amino-acid sequence MFSTVLVANRGEIAVRVIRTLRSLGIRSVAVFSDADAEARHVREADTAVRIGPPPATESYLSVERLLEAAARSGAEAIHPGYGFLAENAGFARAVTAAGLVFIGPSADAIELMGDKIRAKETVRTAGVPVVPGSSGSGLSDDELSAAAREIGMPVLLKPSAGGGGKGMRLVRDEALLADEIAAARREARGSFGDDTLLVERWVDRPRHIEIQVLADGHGNVVHLGERECSLQRRHQKIIEEAPSVLLDEATRASMGAAAVEAARSCGYVGAGTVEFIVPGDDPSSYYFMEMNTRLQVEHPVTELVTGLDLVEWQLRVAAGAELPYAQDDIALTGHAIEARICAETVSIKEGARGFLPSGGTVLALHEPQGDGVRTDSGLSEGAEVGSLYDPMLSKVIAYGPDRATALRKLRAALAGTVILGVPTNTGFLRRLLAHPAVAAGELDTGLVEREADGLVSQDVPEEVYAAGAAVRAAALEPSGEGWTDPFSVPSGWRLGGEPAPPAFWLRVPGQEPVRVSGSGQVTADRVTVTVDGVRHTFVRAGDWLGRDGDAWHVQDHDPVAATLGGAAGAYGADSLTAPMPGTVTVVKAAVGDHVTAGQGLLVVEAMKMEHVISAPHAGTVAELDVTPGSTVAMDQVLAVITPDEPEDDQR; translated from the coding sequence ATGTTCAGCACAGTCCTGGTCGCCAACCGCGGCGAGATCGCGGTCCGCGTCATCCGCACCCTCCGCTCCCTGGGCATCCGCTCGGTCGCCGTCTTCAGCGACGCGGACGCCGAGGCCCGGCACGTCCGCGAGGCGGACACTGCCGTACGCATCGGTCCCCCGCCCGCGACCGAGAGCTACCTCTCCGTGGAGCGCCTCCTCGAAGCGGCGGCCCGCAGCGGCGCCGAGGCGATCCACCCCGGCTACGGCTTCCTCGCCGAGAACGCCGGGTTCGCCCGCGCGGTCACGGCAGCGGGCCTGGTCTTCATCGGCCCGTCCGCCGACGCCATCGAGCTGATGGGCGACAAGATCCGCGCGAAGGAGACGGTGCGGACCGCGGGCGTGCCCGTCGTACCGGGCTCCTCGGGCAGCGGCCTGAGCGACGACGAACTGTCCGCCGCCGCCCGGGAGATCGGCATGCCGGTGCTGCTGAAGCCGTCGGCGGGCGGCGGCGGCAAGGGCATGCGTCTGGTCCGCGACGAGGCGCTGCTCGCGGATGAGATCGCGGCGGCCCGGCGCGAGGCCCGCGGCTCCTTCGGGGACGACACCCTGCTGGTGGAGCGCTGGGTGGACCGCCCCCGGCACATCGAGATCCAGGTGCTCGCCGACGGCCACGGCAACGTCGTCCACCTCGGGGAGCGCGAGTGCTCCCTCCAGCGCCGCCACCAGAAGATCATCGAGGAGGCGCCGAGCGTCCTGCTGGACGAGGCGACCCGGGCGTCGATGGGCGCCGCGGCCGTCGAGGCGGCCCGCTCGTGCGGCTACGTGGGCGCGGGCACCGTCGAGTTCATCGTCCCCGGCGACGATCCGTCCTCGTACTACTTCATGGAGATGAACACCCGCCTCCAGGTCGAGCACCCGGTCACCGAGCTGGTCACCGGCCTGGACCTGGTCGAGTGGCAGCTGCGGGTCGCCGCGGGCGCGGAACTGCCCTACGCCCAGGACGACATCGCCCTCACCGGACACGCGATCGAGGCCCGGATCTGCGCCGAGACCGTATCCATCAAAGAGGGGGCGCGCGGCTTCCTGCCCTCCGGCGGCACGGTCCTGGCGCTGCACGAGCCGCAGGGCGACGGGGTACGGACCGACTCCGGGCTCTCGGAGGGCGCGGAGGTCGGCTCGCTGTACGACCCGATGCTGTCCAAGGTCATCGCGTACGGCCCGGACCGCGCGACCGCGCTCCGCAAGCTGCGGGCCGCGCTCGCCGGCACGGTCATCCTCGGCGTGCCCACCAACACCGGCTTCCTGCGCAGGCTGCTGGCCCACCCGGCCGTCGCGGCCGGGGAGCTGGACACCGGGCTGGTGGAGCGCGAGGCGGACGGCCTGGTGAGCCAGGACGTGCCGGAGGAGGTGTACGCGGCCGGCGCCGCGGTGCGCGCGGCGGCGCTGGAGCCGTCGGGCGAGGGCTGGACCGACCCGTTCTCCGTGCCGAGCGGCTGGCGGCTGGGCGGCGAGCCGGCCCCGCCCGCCTTCTGGCTGCGGGTGCCGGGCCAGGAGCCGGTACGCGTCTCGGGCAGCGGCCAGGTCACCGCTGACCGGGTGACCGTCACCGTCGACGGCGTACGCCACACCTTCGTACGGGCCGGGGACTGGCTCGGCCGGGACGGCGACGCCTGGCACGTCCAGGACCACGACCCGGTGGCGGCCACGCTCGGCGGCGCGGCCGGGGCGTACGGCGCCGACTCCCTCACCGCCCCGATGCCCGGCACGGTCACGGTGGTCAAGGCCGCGGTCGGCGACCACGTCACCGCGGGGCAGGGCCTGCTGGTGGTGGAGGCGATGAAGATGGAGCACGTCATCTCCGCGCCGCACGCCGGCACCGTCGCCGAACTCGACGTGACGCCGGGCAGCACGGTCGCCATGGACCAGGTGCTGGCCGTGATCACCCCCGACGAGCCGGAGGACGACCAGCGATGA
- a CDS encoding phosphatase, whose protein sequence is MPITTAPSRAELVDHLVRTRIAGDVATPRENNLDHYRKLANGDRHYWFGLELGDRWRDEQDVLAVMAERCGVSDDPDHRHGQDTIDPELTVSALERMAAVLRKAAAGRRRVLLATGHPGGLLDVHIATAAALRARGCDIVVVPDGLTADEGVVFQFGQVAMLERGATLWHTHSPAPMAAILDGLERAGQPLPDLVVADHGWAGCAGQRGIDAVGYADSNDPALFLAESEGTLQVTVPLDDHVRSPRYYDPLTAYLLHAAGLAD, encoded by the coding sequence ATGCCGATAACCACCGCCCCCAGCCGCGCCGAACTGGTCGACCACCTCGTCCGCACCCGGATCGCCGGCGACGTCGCCACGCCCCGCGAGAACAACCTCGACCACTACCGCAAGCTCGCCAACGGTGACCGCCACTACTGGTTCGGCCTGGAACTGGGCGACCGGTGGAGAGACGAGCAGGACGTGCTCGCCGTGATGGCCGAGCGCTGCGGCGTCAGCGACGACCCGGACCACCGCCACGGCCAGGACACCATCGACCCCGAGCTGACCGTGTCGGCGCTGGAGCGGATGGCGGCGGTACTGCGCAAGGCGGCCGCCGGGCGGCGGCGGGTGCTGCTCGCGACCGGCCACCCGGGCGGGCTGCTGGACGTGCACATCGCCACGGCCGCCGCGCTGCGGGCGCGCGGCTGCGACATCGTGGTCGTCCCGGACGGGCTGACCGCCGACGAGGGCGTGGTCTTCCAGTTCGGCCAGGTCGCGATGTTGGAGCGGGGCGCGACGCTGTGGCACACGCACTCGCCGGCGCCGATGGCGGCGATCCTGGACGGTCTGGAGCGGGCGGGGCAGCCGCTGCCGGACCTGGTGGTCGCCGACCACGGCTGGGCGGGCTGCGCGGGCCAGCGCGGCATCGACGCGGTCGGTTACGCGGACTCCAACGACCCGGCGCTCTTCCTGGCCGAGTCGGAGGGCACGCTCCAGGTCACCGTCCCCCTCGACGACCACGTCCGCAGCCCGCGCTACTACGACCCGCTGACGGCGTACCTGCTGCACGCTGCGGGGCTGGCGGACTGA
- a CDS encoding carboxyl transferase domain-containing protein, producing the protein MEQAPVLGTAADPAAGSWRANEAAHRALVEQLRAKLAAARLGGGEKARARHTARGKLLPRDRVDTLLDPGSPFLELAPLAADGMYDGAAPAAGVIAGIGRVSGREVVIVANDATVKGGTYYPMTVKKHLRAQEVALENRLPCVYLVDSGGAFLPMQDEVFPDREHFGRIFYNQARMSGAGIPQIAAVLGSCTAGGAYVPAMSDEAVIVRNQGTIFLGGPPLVKAATGEVVTAEELGGGEVHSRTSGVTDHLAEDDAHALRIVRTIVGTLGERAPLPWTVRRVEEPKADPAGLYGMVPTDSRTPYDVREVIARIVDGSRFAEFKSEYGQTLVTGFAHLHGHPVGIVANNGILFSESAQKGAHFIELCDQRGIPLVFLQNISGFMVGKDYEAGGIAKHGAKMVTAVACTRVPKLTVVIGGSYGAGNYSMCGRAYSPRFLWMWPNAKISVMGGEQAASVLATVKRDQLEARGEEWPAEAEDAFKAPIREQYETQGNAYYATARLWDDGVIDPMDTRQVLGLALTACANAPLTDPAFGVFRM; encoded by the coding sequence ATGGAGCAGGCTCCGGTACTGGGGACGGCCGCTGATCCCGCGGCCGGCTCCTGGCGGGCCAACGAGGCCGCACACCGCGCGCTCGTGGAGCAGCTGCGCGCGAAGCTCGCCGCGGCCCGGCTGGGCGGCGGCGAGAAGGCCAGGGCGCGGCACACCGCGCGCGGCAAGCTGCTCCCCCGGGACCGGGTGGACACCCTGCTGGACCCGGGCTCGCCCTTCCTGGAGCTGGCCCCGCTGGCGGCGGACGGGATGTACGACGGGGCCGCCCCGGCGGCCGGCGTGATCGCCGGGATCGGCCGGGTATCGGGCCGCGAGGTGGTGATCGTCGCGAACGACGCCACGGTCAAGGGCGGCACGTACTACCCGATGACCGTGAAGAAGCACCTCCGCGCCCAGGAGGTCGCCCTGGAGAACCGCCTCCCCTGCGTCTACCTGGTGGACTCCGGCGGCGCCTTCCTCCCGATGCAGGACGAGGTCTTCCCCGACCGCGAGCACTTCGGGCGGATCTTCTACAACCAGGCCCGGATGTCGGGGGCCGGCATCCCGCAGATCGCGGCCGTCCTCGGCTCCTGCACGGCCGGTGGTGCCTACGTACCGGCCATGAGCGACGAAGCGGTGATCGTCCGCAACCAGGGCACGATCTTCCTCGGCGGCCCGCCGCTGGTGAAGGCCGCGACCGGCGAGGTCGTCACGGCCGAGGAGCTGGGCGGCGGCGAGGTGCACAGCCGTACCTCGGGCGTGACCGACCACCTCGCCGAGGACGACGCGCACGCCCTGCGGATCGTCCGCACGATCGTCGGAACGCTCGGCGAGCGCGCGCCGCTCCCCTGGACCGTACGGAGGGTGGAGGAGCCCAAGGCGGACCCGGCCGGGCTCTACGGCATGGTCCCCACCGACTCCCGCACCCCCTACGACGTCCGCGAGGTCATCGCCCGCATCGTCGACGGCTCCCGCTTCGCGGAGTTCAAGTCCGAGTACGGCCAGACGCTGGTCACCGGCTTCGCGCACCTGCACGGCCACCCGGTCGGCATCGTCGCCAACAACGGCATCCTCTTCTCCGAGTCGGCCCAGAAGGGCGCGCACTTCATCGAGCTGTGCGACCAGCGCGGCATCCCGCTGGTCTTCCTCCAGAACATCTCCGGCTTCATGGTCGGCAAGGACTACGAAGCGGGCGGCATCGCCAAGCACGGCGCCAAGATGGTCACGGCGGTGGCCTGCACGCGGGTGCCGAAGCTGACGGTCGTCATCGGCGGTTCGTACGGCGCGGGGAACTACTCCATGTGCGGCCGGGCGTACTCCCCCCGCTTCCTGTGGATGTGGCCGAACGCCAAGATCTCCGTCATGGGCGGCGAGCAGGCCGCCTCGGTCCTGGCGACCGTCAAGCGCGACCAGCTGGAGGCGCGCGGCGAGGAGTGGCCCGCCGAGGCGGAGGACGCCTTCAAGGCCCCGATCCGCGAGCAGTACGAGACCCAGGGCAACGCCTACTACGCGACGGCGCGGCTGTGGGACGACGGCGTGATCGACCCGATGGACACCCGGCAGGTGCTCGGCCTGGCCCTCACCGCCTGCGCCAACGCCCCGCTGACCGACCCCGCCTTCGGCGTCTTCCGGATGTGA
- a CDS encoding discoidin domain-containing protein has translation MTYSPRPLPRAGRRLLVPLLAGALIAAVPPVSSAAAPDGARATGPAAGATPAADGSCATDGPGWRSTSTRIDPEDSHHPYVGNGYLGQRVPANGTGYAATGEKTGFPLYTPRYDGAFVAGLYAEGPNSVKKRQAIAALPTWSTLDVATGGPGAETFSSATKPGRISHYRQSLLLRCGLVRTSLTWTAADGRATDLVFDVLADRTRAHTGAVRLRMTPHWSGPATVTDTLDGRGARRISQTGGGARAGDRTQDVTFRTDGTKTAGAVASTLRTGPGIRSESEQKAKAPEKLTAHQGVSFSVQKGRTYEVSKYVGVDTALTSDDPRAAATRASQQAARLGWDHLYRAHATAWQQLWRSDVEVRGREQRDLQAWVRSAQYGLLANSREGSSDSIAPAGLTSDNYAGEIFWDAETWMYPGLLAAHPELARSIVEYRYKTRAGARANAEKLGYDGLFYPWTSGGKGDLWKECHSWDPPHCRTQNHLMGDVSLAAWQYYLATGDKQWLRERGWPVMQGIAKFWTSRVTENGDGSYSVKNVAGPDEYSNGVDDGVFTNAGAATALRHATRAAAVLGKDAPASWKTVAGKLRIPYDKKKQVFQQYDGYKGTTIKQADTVLLQYPLQWPMSEAAKTKTLDYYAAHTDPDGPAMTDSVHAVDAAEIGEPGCATYTYLQRSVRPFMRGPFHLFSEARGEKAGAHDPLAGSPTQDFVTGKGGFLQVFTHGLTGLRLGEDRITLDPMLPPQLADGVTLRGLRWQGRTYDVALGAHHTEVRLTSGAPMTVATPEGERVVSEESPLTLKTRRPDQEPTDNAARCRPAKASSEEPGMYAGAAVDGNTTTAWVPDAATGTLTADLGSVRRIGTVTPHWTGTKPESYRIQVSRDGRHWTGTGYAGKSPARYVKVTVRGKEDAKTRPGITELTVAEAKD, from the coding sequence ATGACGTACTCCCCACGTCCGCTGCCGCGTGCCGGCCGGCGGCTGCTCGTCCCCCTGCTCGCGGGCGCGCTCATTGCGGCCGTACCCCCTGTGTCCTCCGCCGCGGCACCGGACGGCGCCCGCGCCACGGGACCGGCGGCGGGCGCCACCCCGGCCGCCGACGGTTCGTGTGCCACCGACGGCCCGGGCTGGCGGTCCACGTCCACCCGCATCGACCCCGAGGACAGCCACCACCCGTACGTCGGCAACGGCTACCTCGGACAGCGCGTGCCGGCCAACGGGACCGGGTACGCGGCGACCGGCGAGAAGACCGGCTTCCCGCTCTACACCCCGCGCTACGACGGTGCGTTCGTGGCGGGCCTGTACGCCGAAGGGCCCAATTCGGTGAAGAAGCGGCAGGCCATCGCCGCGCTGCCCACCTGGTCCACGCTGGACGTGGCCACCGGCGGCCCCGGCGCCGAGACCTTCAGCTCCGCCACGAAGCCCGGCCGGATCTCGCACTACCGGCAGTCCCTCCTGCTGCGCTGCGGCCTGGTCCGTACGTCGCTGACCTGGACCGCCGCCGACGGCCGCGCCACCGACCTGGTCTTCGACGTGCTCGCGGACCGCACCCGCGCGCACACCGGCGCCGTCCGGCTGCGGATGACGCCGCACTGGAGCGGCCCGGCGACCGTCACCGACACCCTCGACGGGCGGGGCGCCCGCCGGATCTCGCAGACCGGCGGCGGTGCGCGCGCCGGCGACCGCACGCAGGACGTCACCTTCCGCACCGACGGGACGAAGACGGCGGGAGCGGTGGCCTCCACGCTCCGCACGGGCCCGGGCATTCGTTCGGAAAGTGAACAGAAGGCCAAGGCGCCGGAGAAGCTGACGGCTCATCAAGGCGTCAGCTTCTCCGTGCAGAAGGGCCGGACGTACGAGGTCTCCAAGTACGTCGGCGTGGACACCGCGCTCACCTCCGACGACCCCAGAGCCGCCGCCACCCGTGCCTCCCAGCAGGCCGCCCGCCTCGGCTGGGACCACCTCTACCGCGCGCACGCCACCGCCTGGCAGCAGCTGTGGCGCTCCGACGTCGAGGTGCGCGGCCGCGAGCAGCGCGACCTTCAGGCATGGGTGCGCTCGGCACAGTACGGGCTGCTCGCCAACTCCCGTGAAGGCTCCTCGGACAGCATCGCCCCGGCCGGTCTGACCAGCGACAACTACGCGGGCGAGATCTTCTGGGACGCCGAGACCTGGATGTATCCGGGGCTGCTGGCCGCCCATCCGGAGCTCGCCAGGTCGATCGTCGAGTACCGCTACAAGACCCGGGCCGGTGCCCGCGCCAACGCCGAGAAGCTGGGCTACGACGGCCTGTTCTACCCGTGGACCAGCGGCGGCAAGGGCGACCTGTGGAAGGAGTGCCACAGCTGGGACCCGCCGCACTGCAGGACCCAGAACCACCTGATGGGCGACGTCTCGCTGGCCGCCTGGCAGTACTACCTGGCCACCGGCGACAAGCAGTGGCTGCGTGAGCGGGGCTGGCCCGTCATGCAGGGCATCGCGAAGTTCTGGACCTCCCGCGTCACCGAGAACGGCGACGGCAGCTACTCGGTCAAGAACGTCGCGGGCCCGGACGAGTACAGCAACGGCGTCGACGACGGCGTCTTCACCAACGCGGGCGCCGCCACCGCGCTCCGCCACGCCACCCGCGCCGCCGCCGTCCTCGGCAAGGACGCGCCCGCCTCCTGGAAGACCGTCGCCGGCAAGCTGCGCATCCCATACGACAAGAAGAAGCAGGTCTTCCAGCAGTACGACGGCTACAAGGGCACGACCATCAAGCAGGCGGACACCGTCCTGCTCCAGTACCCGCTGCAGTGGCCGATGTCCGAAGCGGCGAAGACGAAGACGCTGGACTACTACGCCGCGCACACCGACCCCGACGGCCCGGCGATGACCGACTCGGTGCACGCCGTCGACGCCGCCGAGATCGGCGAGCCCGGCTGCGCGACGTACACCTACCTCCAGCGGTCCGTGCGGCCGTTCATGCGCGGCCCGTTCCACCTCTTCTCCGAGGCGCGCGGCGAGAAGGCCGGTGCCCATGACCCGCTCGCCGGCTCGCCGACGCAGGACTTCGTGACCGGCAAGGGCGGCTTCCTCCAGGTCTTCACCCACGGCCTGACCGGCCTGCGGCTGGGCGAGGACCGGATCACCCTGGACCCGATGCTGCCGCCGCAGCTCGCCGACGGCGTCACCCTGCGCGGCCTGCGCTGGCAGGGCCGTACGTACGACGTGGCGCTGGGCGCGCACCACACCGAGGTCCGGCTGACCAGCGGTGCGCCGATGACCGTCGCCACCCCTGAGGGCGAGCGGGTCGTGAGCGAGGAGTCGCCGCTCACGCTGAAGACCCGCCGGCCCGACCAGGAGCCGACGGACAACGCGGCCCGCTGCCGGCCGGCGAAGGCCTCGTCGGAGGAGCCCGGGATGTACGCGGGCGCCGCGGTGGACGGCAACACCACCACCGCCTGGGTGCCCGACGCCGCCACCGGCACCCTCACCGCCGACCTGGGGAGCGTCCGCCGCATCGGCACGGTCACCCCGCACTGGACCGGCACGAAGCCCGAGTCGTACCGGATCCAGGTCTCCCGCGACGGGCGCCACTGGACCGGCACCGGCTACGCCGGGAAGTCGCCGGCCCGGTACGTCAAGGTCACCGTGCGCGGCAAGGAGGACGCGAAGACCCGTCCGGGCATCACGGAGCTGACGGTGGCCGAGGCGAAGGACTGA
- a CDS encoding SACE_7040 family transcriptional regulator — protein MSSTKAPAPVSRREQILKEAARLFAERGFHGVGVDEIGAAVGISGPGLYRHFAGKDAMLAELLVGISERLLDGGRLRVADGGESAEEVLHALIEGHIDFALDDRPLITVHDRELDRLREADRKRVRQLQRQYVELWVEVVREVYPACTEAEARAAVHAVFGLLNSTPHLSPRASLPPRTATETLLKRLALGAFAAAADPDRSAVG, from the coding sequence ATGAGCAGCACGAAGGCCCCCGCCCCCGTCAGCCGTCGCGAGCAGATCCTCAAAGAGGCCGCCCGGCTCTTCGCCGAGCGCGGCTTCCACGGCGTCGGCGTCGACGAGATAGGAGCCGCGGTCGGGATCTCCGGTCCCGGCCTCTACCGCCACTTCGCGGGCAAGGACGCGATGCTCGCCGAGCTGCTGGTCGGCATCAGTGAGCGGCTGCTGGACGGTGGGCGGCTGCGGGTCGCCGACGGCGGCGAGAGCGCCGAGGAGGTGCTGCACGCCCTGATCGAGGGGCACATCGACTTCGCGCTGGACGACCGCCCGCTGATCACCGTCCACGACCGGGAGCTGGACCGGCTGCGCGAGGCGGACCGCAAACGGGTGCGCCAGCTCCAGCGGCAGTACGTCGAGCTGTGGGTGGAGGTCGTCCGCGAGGTCTACCCGGCCTGCACGGAGGCCGAGGCGCGGGCCGCGGTGCACGCCGTCTTCGGCCTGCTGAACTCCACGCCGCATCTGAGCCCGCGGGCCAGTCTGCCGCCCCGTACGGCCACCGAGACGCTGCTCAAGCGGCTGGCGCTGGGCGCGTTCGCGGCGGCCGCCGATCCGGACCGCAGTGCGGTGGGGTGA
- a CDS encoding acyl-CoA dehydrogenase family protein: MKRTVFNEDHEAFRDTIRAFIEAEVVPVYDEWFQAGQVPREFYYKLAELGLFGINVPEEFGGAGIDSHKFEAVQYEETARAGVTFGGSGVHVLLALPYIKMLATDEQKKRYLPKFVSAEEMWALAMTEPGTGSDLAGMKTTAKLSEDGTHYVLNGAKTFITGGVHADRVIVCARTSPPKEDDRRFGISLFAVDTTSEGYSVGRKLDKLGLRTSDTAELAFVDVKVPAEDLLGEENKGFSYLGQNLPSERWGIAYGAYAQAKAAVRFAQQYVQDRTVFGKTVASFQNTKFELAACQAEVDAAEAVADRALEALDAGELTAAEAASAKLFCTEVAHRVIDRCLQLHGGYGYMNEYPIARLYADNRVNRIYGGTNEVMKSIIAKSMGL, encoded by the coding sequence GTGAAGCGGACGGTATTCAACGAGGACCACGAGGCGTTCCGGGACACCATCCGCGCCTTCATCGAGGCCGAGGTCGTCCCCGTCTACGACGAGTGGTTCCAGGCCGGCCAGGTGCCGCGCGAGTTCTATTACAAGCTCGCCGAGCTGGGCCTCTTCGGCATCAACGTGCCCGAGGAGTTCGGCGGCGCCGGCATCGACTCGCACAAGTTCGAGGCCGTCCAGTACGAGGAGACCGCCCGCGCCGGCGTCACCTTCGGCGGCTCCGGCGTGCACGTGCTGCTCGCCCTGCCGTACATCAAGATGCTCGCCACCGACGAGCAGAAGAAGCGCTACCTCCCGAAGTTCGTCTCCGCCGAGGAGATGTGGGCCCTCGCCATGACCGAGCCGGGCACCGGCTCCGACCTCGCGGGCATGAAGACCACCGCCAAGCTCTCCGAGGACGGCACGCATTACGTCCTCAACGGCGCCAAGACCTTCATCACCGGCGGCGTGCACGCCGACCGCGTGATCGTCTGCGCCCGTACCTCCCCGCCGAAGGAGGACGACCGCCGCTTCGGCATCTCCCTCTTCGCCGTCGACACCACGTCCGAGGGCTACTCCGTCGGCCGCAAGCTGGACAAGCTGGGCCTGCGCACCTCCGACACCGCCGAGCTGGCGTTCGTCGACGTGAAGGTGCCGGCCGAGGACCTGCTCGGCGAGGAGAACAAGGGCTTCTCCTACCTCGGCCAGAACCTGCCGTCCGAGCGCTGGGGCATCGCCTACGGCGCGTACGCGCAGGCCAAGGCCGCGGTCCGGTTCGCCCAGCAGTACGTGCAGGACCGCACCGTCTTCGGCAAGACCGTCGCGTCCTTCCAGAACACCAAGTTCGAGCTGGCCGCCTGCCAGGCCGAGGTGGACGCCGCCGAGGCCGTCGCCGACCGCGCCCTGGAGGCCCTGGACGCCGGCGAGCTGACCGCCGCCGAGGCCGCCTCCGCCAAGCTCTTCTGCACCGAGGTCGCGCACCGCGTCATCGACCGCTGCCTCCAGCTGCACGGCGGCTACGGCTACATGAACGAGTACCCGATCGCCCGCCTGTACGCCGACAACCGCGTCAACCGCATCTACGGCGGCACCAACGAGGTCATGAAGTCGATCATCGCCAAGTCGATGGGCCTCTGA
- a CDS encoding acyl-CoA thioesterase, whose product MNDALAALLDLLTLEQIEEDIYRGQSRPAVVPRVFGGQVAAQALVAAGRTVPAQRPPHSLHAYFLRPGDPGAPIVYTVDRIRDGRSFTTRRVVAVQHGQQIFHLTASFHGHEEGLEHQEPMPAVPDPLTLPTAAEMLPGYADRFVDEGVVQRLLEARAAVDLRYVDAPPFATAGEVREPRSQVWFRTQGKLDGDTGIPRPLLDICLVTYVSDMTLLDSVLLAHGRGGWAVGDVVGASLDHAMWFHRPVRADEWLLYDQESPTAQGGRGLGKGRIFTAEGQLAVSVIQEGVIRTPR is encoded by the coding sequence GTGAACGACGCACTGGCAGCCCTCCTCGACCTGCTCACCCTGGAGCAGATCGAGGAGGACATCTACCGCGGGCAGTCCCGTCCCGCCGTCGTCCCCCGGGTCTTCGGCGGGCAGGTCGCCGCGCAGGCCCTGGTAGCGGCGGGCCGTACGGTCCCCGCCCAGCGCCCGCCGCACTCCCTGCACGCGTACTTCCTGCGCCCCGGGGACCCCGGCGCGCCCATCGTCTACACCGTCGACCGCATCCGCGACGGCCGGTCCTTCACCACCCGCCGGGTCGTCGCCGTCCAGCACGGCCAGCAGATCTTCCACCTCACCGCGTCCTTCCACGGGCACGAGGAGGGGCTGGAGCACCAGGAGCCGATGCCGGCCGTGCCGGACCCGCTCACCCTGCCCACCGCAGCCGAGATGCTGCCGGGGTACGCCGACCGGTTCGTCGACGAGGGCGTGGTCCAGCGGCTGCTGGAGGCCAGGGCCGCGGTGGACCTGCGGTACGTGGACGCGCCGCCGTTCGCCACCGCCGGCGAGGTCCGCGAGCCCCGGTCGCAGGTCTGGTTCCGTACCCAGGGCAAGCTCGACGGCGACACCGGCATCCCCCGGCCGCTGCTCGACATCTGCCTGGTCACCTACGTGTCCGACATGACGCTGCTGGACTCCGTGCTGCTCGCCCACGGGCGCGGCGGCTGGGCGGTCGGCGACGTGGTGGGCGCGAGCCTGGACCACGCGATGTGGTTCCACCGGCCGGTGCGGGCCGACGAGTGGCTGCTGTACGACCAGGAGTCACCGACCGCGCAGGGCGGCCGGGGCCTGGGCAAGGGGCGGATCTTCACCGCCGAGGGGCAGCTCGCGGTCTCGGTGATCCAGGAGGGCGTGATCCGCACGCCCCGGTGA
- the speB gene encoding agmatinase: protein MTTASAASSEPVGPVDSSRVPRYAGPATFARLPRVDEVGGRADVAVVGVPFDTGVSYRPGARFGGNAIREASRLLRPYNPAQDASPFALAQVADAGDIAANPFNINEAVETVEAAADDLLGTGARLMTLGGDHTIALPLLRSVAKKHGPVALLHFDAHLDTWDTYFGAEYTHGTPFRRAVEEGILDTSALSHVGTRGPLYGKKDLTDDEKMGFGIVTSADVMRRGVDEVADQLRQRIGDRPLYISIDIDVLDPAHAPGTGTPEAGGLTSRELLEILRGLASCNLVSADLVEVAPAYDHAEMTSVAASHTAYELTTIMSRQIAAARG from the coding sequence ATGACCACCGCATCTGCCGCTTCCTCAGAGCCCGTCGGCCCCGTCGACTCCTCCCGCGTCCCGCGCTACGCCGGCCCGGCCACCTTCGCCCGGCTGCCGCGCGTCGACGAGGTCGGCGGCCGCGCCGATGTGGCCGTCGTCGGCGTGCCCTTCGACACCGGTGTCTCCTACCGCCCCGGCGCCCGCTTCGGCGGCAACGCCATCCGCGAGGCCTCCCGCCTGCTGCGCCCGTACAACCCGGCGCAGGACGCCTCGCCGTTCGCGCTGGCCCAGGTCGCCGATGCGGGCGACATCGCCGCCAACCCGTTCAACATCAACGAGGCGGTCGAGACGGTCGAGGCCGCGGCCGACGACCTCCTCGGCACCGGCGCCCGCCTGATGACCCTCGGCGGCGACCACACCATCGCGCTGCCGCTGCTCCGCTCGGTCGCCAAGAAGCACGGCCCGGTGGCGCTGCTGCACTTCGACGCGCACCTGGACACCTGGGACACGTACTTCGGCGCCGAGTACACGCACGGCACGCCGTTCCGCCGCGCGGTGGAGGAGGGCATCCTCGACACCTCCGCGCTCTCGCACGTCGGCACCCGCGGTCCGCTGTACGGCAAGAAGGACCTCACCGACGACGAGAAGATGGGCTTCGGCATCGTCACCTCGGCGGACGTCATGCGCCGCGGCGTGGACGAGGTCGCCGACCAGCTCCGCCAGCGCATCGGCGACCGCCCGCTCTACATCTCCATCGACATCGACGTGCTGGACCCGGCGCACGCGCCCGGCACCGGCACCCCGGAGGCCGGCGGCCTCACCTCGCGCGAGCTGCTGGAGATCCTGCGCGGCCTGGCCTCCTGCAACCTGGTCTCCGCCGACCTGGTCGAGGTGGCCCCGGCGTACGACCACGCCGAGATGACCTCGGTCGCCGCCTCGCACACCGCGTACGAGCTCACCACGATCATGAGCCGTCAGATCGCGGCCGCGCGCGGCTGA